CACTTCCGCCGAAGGTTCTGTGCAACGCACCAGAGCATGGAAGGAACGTGGGTTTGTTTATCAGCATGCGCCCGTGTTCATGGGCCCTGCCAATGCACTGGAAGGTACCGGCAACATCCTCGTGTCCGGCGACCAGGAGCTGATCAGCCAGCTGGAGCCTGAACTGGCGCCGTTCACCGGTAAAGTGCTCAACTTCGGTCCGGAACCGGGAAAAGCCGCCGCTATTAAACTGATGGGCAACCTCTTCCTGGTGACCTTCACCGCCGGCCTCTCTGATATGTTGTCTCTCTGCAAAGCGCTCAACATAAAAATGGAGGAAGTGTATTCCCTGTTCAACGCCTGGAACCCTGGCGCACAGGTAGTGCCACGGCTAAAACGCCTGACCTCAGGCACGTACGACCAACCGTCCTGGGAGCTGAACATGTCCCGCAAAGACACCCAGCTGTTTATGAACGCCGCTAAGGAAAACGGCACTCAACTCGCCGTTATCCCCGCGATCGCGGAAGAAATGGACCGCTGGATCGCTAAAGGCCACGGCAGCCAGGACTGGACCGTTATCGCAAAAGATAATATACCGTCATAACCGGTTGTCCCTCCGCCAGCCGGAGGGACTTTTTTTCTAACAACGATCTCCTTTCAACGGATGTCCAACCATCATAACACCGCCCCTGTGCAGGAATGGAGAACAGCAGCTGCTTTCAGGGCCGGTGACCAGCAACGGAAACATTATCTGCAACAATGGCAGCTGGGACCCGACGGCAAGCCATTCAAAACCTACGCCTGCTGGCTCCAACCGGTACGTTACCAACAACAGCCCGCCATGCTGAAAATAGCCCTCGAAACAGAAGAGCAACGCGGCGGTTTATTAATGGCCTACTGGAACGGCACAGGCGCCGTAAAAGTGCTGCAACAGCACGGGCCCGCATTGCTGCTGGAACGGGTCAACAGCACACCGCTACTGGCGGAAATGGCGCGTAACGGACAAGATGCTACCGCCAGCCGTATTATCTGCGAAGTGGCAGACCTGCTCCACGCCCCGCGTAGCACGCCGCCGCCCGCTCAACTGGTGCCACTGGAAAAATGGTTCGATGAGCTGCGCCCCGCGGCCGACAAATACGGTGGCATCCTCGGAGACGCACAGCTGATTGCACACGACCTGCTCCGTCATCAGCAGGAAATAAGCATTCTGCATGGCGATCTTCATCATGGCAACGTACTCGACGGCGGCAACAAAGGATGGCTGGCCATCGATCCCAAAGGATTATGGGGCGACCGTGGCTACGATTACGCCAATATCTTCTGCAACCCTGACCAGGAAACAGCCGGCACGCCCGGACGGCTCGCCGGACAGGTAGCGGTAGTCAGTACCGCCGCCCGCATAGAGCCTTCCCGCCTGCTGCGGTGGATCATCGCCTACGGCGGCCTCTCCGCCGCCTGGAGCCTCAACGCCGGCGAAGATGCCACCATAGCGCTGCGGACCGCCGAAACAGCCTATGCGCTCCTGTCATCCTAAATAAACATACTATGCCCGGCAAACAACAAAAGAGAAAACAGGTACCCACCCATAAAGCCCATTTCGGCAACGGGATTGAAATAAAATACACCCAGATAAAGCCCGGTACACTGGAAGCATTGGAACCGCACCGTGACGACTACTTCGTGTTCTTCCTGCAGGACAGCGGTCAAATGGAACTGATGATCGACTTCGCGCTTCATAGCCCCAAGGGCAAAGGCATCGGGTTCATCGCACCCGGACAGGTACATCACTATTTGGACAATGGTACTTCCCAGGGCTGGTTCCTTGCGGTAGAAATCCCGCTGGTACAGGACACCTGGCGCAATATCTTTGAAAACGCCAAAGGAGAACAACAATGTATTCCGGTGGACGATATCAGCCCTTTCACACAATGCCTTCAGCTGGTGTTTCAATACGATCAGCTGTCCGGCAGCGATCCCCTGCAACGCAAAGTACTGCATTCCCTGATTGACGCCTACGTAGGCATGGTGGCCGCAGCATTCCTGCAAGCCAGCGACAGCAGCCGGCAACAGAACGGCCGCGCAGCCATTATCACCCGGCAGTTCAAAGAACTGGTGAAAGAACATTTTCTCTCCCTGAAAAGCCCGGCCGCCTATGCAGAGAGAATGAACCTCTCCCTTTCCTATCTCAACGAAGTGGTAAAAGGACATACCGGCTTTCCTGTCAGCCACTGGATACAGCAGGAGTCCTTACGGGAAGCCAAACGGCTACTTTACTATACAGACCTTACTACTAAAGAGATCGCGTTCCGCACCGGCTTTGAAGATCATACCTATTTCACGCGCGTATTCCATAAGCTGGCGGGTGAAACGCCCCTGACCTTCCGTGCCAGATACCGCGATTTGTCCAATCTTTCCCTTTGATTGTCTATTTCCCGGGCAATGATTCATTCGTTGTTTTGCATGGTAAATAAATGCACATGGAAACAACTACTTTACGTCAACGCCGCATGGGGCTCCTTGAGAAAACCATTAACCGGCAAGGATCTGTGCTGGACGTTCGGCATTGGGAAACAACCGGTTTCTGCGAAATAGACCTTCACCTGCCCGGCGTGAACATGCACAACTGGCAGTCACCGCCTCATATCAAATGCCGCGTAGCGCCATATCACTATCGCGACTATACGCCGGCCCGCTGGAATGTCTCTCTCCGCACCTGTACCCTTTTTATTGATACCAGCCACGAAGGCGCCGGTGTTGAATGGGCGAAAAGCCTTTCCCCTGGCGACACCATGCACTATATCGGTGTGGATGGCACCCGGCAAAAAATAGTACAGGGCTCTCACCTCGTGATGATCGGTGACCAGAGCGCGATTGGACATTTCAACGGACTGCAGCAACTGGCAGCTTCCCACAACTGGATATCCGGCATGGTCGTAATACCCGAAGCAGCACACCGCCAGTTTGCACAGACATTTCCTGAACTACCACTGGATACCATGCCCAACACAACCTCACTGCTCACCCAACTGGAACAGCAGGCATTGCATCCGTCATGGCAATATTATCTCGCCGGCAACTCCCACCTGGTAGTGGCGGCCAGAAAAATATTAAAGGCAAGAGGCTGTGCCAGCGACCACATACAGGCGCTGGGATTCTGGAAATAAATTTATTCTGTCCTGAGGCTCCTGACAGGATTGGCCGTGGCGGCCTTTATAGATTGAAAACTGATGGTAAACAACGCAATGAGCAATGTTATACATCCGGAGAAAAGAAAGACGGTCCAGCTGAGCGGAATACGATAGGCAAATTCGTTCAGCCACCGGCTCATGGCCCACCAGGACACCGGCAGCGCGATCAGGTTGGCGATCAATATCAAACGGATAAAATCCAGGGTCAGCAAACGTACAATACTGCTCACGCCCGCCCCCAGCACTTTACGGACACCGATCTCACGGGTACGCACCTGCGCAGTGTAAGCCGTCAGCCCCAGCAAACCAAGGCAGGACACAAAAATGGCAATACCGGCAAATACGTTGAACAGCGATCCGGTACGCCCGTCAGCCCGGTAAATGTCGTCAAAGGTTTCGTCCATGAAATGATATTCAAACGGTATGTCCGGACTGTACTGCTGCCATATTTTCTCTAAGGCGGCAATGGCGCCGGGGGCTTCGCGCCCGCTGGTCTTCATCAGCAACATATCGTTACGTTCCGGCTTATAATAAAGCACTACCGGCTCTATCTTCACCCTGAGCGAAGCGAAGTGAAAATCTTTGATGACGCCAACAATAGTCCCCTCTTTTTTCCACAACCGGAAACGCTGGCCTACCGGGTTTTTGAGCCCCATTTCCCGTACGGCGGTTTCATTCAGGATATAATGCGCAGAATCTGCCGGTGTACCGGAGAAATTAGTTCCTGCCAACAACTGCATTTTAAAGAAAGGAATAAAATCCTTTTCAACGCTGAGCGGATACACCATCACCGTCTCTCCTTTTTCTTTGCCTTCCCATTGTGTATCGCCGGACTGTACGCCCAGCATGGCGATATTGCCGGAGGCCCTGACCATGCTTTTGATCTCCGGCTCGCGCAACATCCGTTCCCGGATGGCGTCGTAGTGCGCATTGCCTTGTGACAACTGGCACATCAGCACATGCTCTTTATCGTAACCGGGATTTTGTGTCCGCATAAAATGCAGCTGGCGCCCGATGATCAGCGTACCAGTAATAAGCCCGATGGAAATCGCGAACTGTCCGGTCACCAACACCCGGCGGAAAGTGATGTTGCGGATACCCGTTACCACTATGCCTTTGAGCGCCTTCAACGGCTCAAACGACGACAACATCAACGCCGGATAAATGCTGGACACCGCCAGTGTAGCCAGGCCGGTAATACCTACGAGCATCCAGAGGCGGCCACTCATAAAATTGATGACCAGCTCTTTTCCGGACAATTGATTGAACAACGGCAGCAACGCACTGGCTAATATCAGGGCTAACGCCAGCGACAATACGAAAACAAAAGCCGTTTCCAATATAAACTGCAGAAACAGCTGTCTCCTTTCCGCCCCAATGATCTTGCGCACACTCACTTCTTTGGCCCTTAATACCGCCCGGGCGGTGGAGAGATTCACATAGTTAATGGCAGAAATAGCCAGTATCAAAACAGCGATGATCGCAAAGATGCGCACTGTCTGCATCCCGTCTTCCCGCCCGTCGGCATCGTAAAGATGCATGCTGGCCAGTGGTTGCAGCAGGTATTCAATGTCAGTGTCTTCAGGGTTGTGCTCCAGGTGTATGTTGCGTAGCTGATTGGCCAGCGCGGCGGTTTTACTGCCAGGCTGTAGAAAAAGATACGTATGAAAATTATATTCATTCCACTCCTGGTCGGCATATTTCCCCTTGCCGGCGTAGAACATGTCATTCAATAACTGCATGGGAAAGAACAATTCCCCCTGTATGGAAGAGTTCTTGGGAAAATCCCTGATAATACCGCTGACGGTAAAACTGGTTTTGTCGTTGGCCATGATCACCTTTCCCAGCGGGGATACATTACCGAAATATTTATGCGCGGCTTTTTCCGTCATCACAACCGTATGCGGGTCAGGAAAAGGCTGGGCGGGGTTTCCCTGGACCAGCGGAAAATCAAACAATGAAAAAAGCGTCGTGTCTGTAAAGAATGCTTTGTTGGCAGCAAATAGCTGGTTGTTGTACCGGAAAGAAGACCAAACATAGTTATCGGCCATCCGCAACATGCCTTTCACTTCCGGGAGCCGGGCCTGCGCATTTACTGCAATAGGAGCGTTGGTGACGGTCCAGATGTGGCGGCTCACACCCGTGCCCACCCTGTTCTCCAGCCGGTACAGCTGGTCTTTGTGCCGGTGGAAGCGGTCAAAGCTACGTTCATCCTGCACCCACAGCAGGATCAGCAACCCAACCGCCAGCCCGGTAGTGAGACCGGCAATATTGATCAGGGAGTAAAATTTGTTTTTTACCAGGTTACGCCACGTGGTAAGGAAGTAACTTTTAAACATGATACCGGCTTTTATACAGACACTATTGTCAGCATATCCAGCGCCAATCTTACGCACCCATAGCTATCAAAATAATATAAATAGATTTTTTATTTAAACTGTTCGATTTTGATACACGCCTGTCCATTTCTGCGATGGGCCGTCAGAGCGTCTTTTCAAGCATGATCATATGTTTGCATTGTATGCCGTTTTCATAGATCGGCTCAGGGTAATGTTGTATAAAGAAGTCTTTGCGGATGGCGGTAATTTCAAAACCGCTGCGTTGGTAGAGATACAATTGTGCCACGCTGGAATTGCCCGTACCAATCACCAGTGTCCTGAAACCAAGGTCCCTGGCCTTTATCGCGGCATCGGTGAGCAGCTGTTTCCCCAGCCCTCTCCCCTGCCATGATTCATGTATGGCAATATTTTTCACTTCCGCTTTTTTATCTTCCAAAGGCGTCAGCACGTATACGCCTACACGTACATCGCCAATAAGGGCCACATACACGCGGGAATCACGGATATAGGAATCTATGATCTCCCGGGAGGGATCGGCCAGCAGCAACAGGTCATAAGGGAGTTCGTCTCCGGTTCCCAGCAGTTTAATCGTCATATTTTCGGCGGTGGGCATCATGCCGGGAAGATACACAAAAAGCGGGCATCAAAGTATGCCGGCTTTCTTTAACTCACTGGTTACACCTACGATCAGCTCATGCACCGTGTCTTCGTAAGTACCTTCCTGCTCGTTATTGACCCAGCAGCAGAGCAATGCTTTTACATTGCCACCGTCAATACTGTCGAAACGTACCGTGCGTGGCCGCTTCGGTATCACCGATTTATTTTTCTGTACGATGTCCAACATAATTTTTTCCGCCTCCGGCAGACGGTCGCTGACGGGCAGGGTAAAAGTGAGGTTAATGCGCCGCAGCGGTGTCAGGGAATGATTGATGATCGGTTTCTGAAAAATATCCTTATTGGGGATGATCACATGTAGTCCATCTGCTGTGATCATCGTGGTGGAGCGCAATTGAATGTTGTTCACCGTGCCGGTAAATCCGTTGGATTCAATGATATGCCCTACTGAAAAGGGTTTACGGAAGGTGATAAAAATACCGGAGATAAAGTTGGCTGTCAGGTCCTGAAATGCAAAGCCCAGTGCCAGTCCAATAATGCCCGCGCCGGCCAGCATAGAAGTGACCGCTTTGTCCAGGCGCAATACGTTCAGTGAAACAAAAAGCCCTATCAGCAACAACAACAGGTTAACAGTGCTGGCCACCAATCCGGAAATAGCTACAGTGTCTGTCATTTTCCATACCAGCCGATAGACCAGGCGCCGCATTAACCGGGCAAACAGCCAGAACATAAGCAGCACAATGATGGCCACCACCAGATTGGGTAACATTTTCACAGCTGCAACGCCCCATCTGTACAGCTTATCGAAAATCAGGTCTTGGTAACCGGTCCACTCGCCGGCTAAAATATGGGAATAATACATGTCCATTCCTAACACAAATTTCGGACACAAGTGTACAGCCACCTGACACAAGGCTGTAGCCGGTCTTCATCGTGGAACAACCTACACAAATCATGAAAAAACCGGGATAGGAATACCCCGGTTTATCATTAACCTACAACTGTTATAAAAGATATTCTTTTGTCAAAAAGGTTGACAGTAGCCACGGCAGCGGCAGTTTAGCTTCACAAATACATAATATGTTTCATGTTTTTGCAGTTCATGCTGATATGCTACCGAAGGTTGCGTCTGTCACGGCAAAAGTAATACAACCGGCGGTCCGGGGCATTGCACATTTCCCTGCTTTTATTGTATAAAACAAAGAAAATGACTGGCGGCAACGGCATGGTTTTTAGACCGGATAGGTGGAGAAAACAGCTCAAGTATGAACCATTTCTCGTTAGAAGGAGAACATGTAAAGATAGACTATAGTAATCCGGCACTCCCTCCTGCCGCCAGAAATTTTATGCCTGATGTATATCGCGACGGGCCTGAATATTTCTGTGTACTGGGTGCAGGAAGCGATGCTGTCATCCTCGGCACCGGCAGTACTCCGGACGAGGCTATCAATGCATGGGAACAGGCCTACCATGACAAGGCAGGCCGGTAGCGTACCGGTTTTATTTTCCATCCGTAAATCTTTTTTTATGCCAGCAGAAGAAAAAACAACCGGCTCTGACCGTAGCAATGAGCACAAAAAGGTTACAGATGAAACGCTGCATCCGCAAGATCCACATAGCAGGGAACGGATAATACAACAGAAAAGGGCGGAAGAGGATATACCGGAACAAACACCTATTGACGATGAAGAACTGGCGGGAGACGAACCGCTGACGGAAGACCTGTAACCGATGACATGAAATTTAGAAGGGACCGCCGGTAGCGGTCCCTTCGTATATACGGTAACGTTATACCGGCAAAAAAACGTATAGTCCTCAGCTCACCTCGAACATAAAAAACGGATGTTTATAGCCGGCGCCCAGCAGTATCGGCTTTGCCACATTGAAGACTTTCACGTCGCCGAGATGGCCTTCCAGCCGGCCATGGTGCGCATGACCATGGAAAGCGGCAACTACCTTGTGGCGGGCAAGCGGCTCCGCCAGCCTGGAAGAGCCCAGAAAAGGATAGATCTGTTCCGGCTCACCGGCAATTGTTTCCGACACAGGTGAATAATGCAGCAGCGCGAGCTTTTTCATGCCCGGATGCTCTTTCTCTATTTTGGCCAGCGCCCTGTCCAGATGCAGCGCTTCATCCACCGCCTCCTGCACAAACGCCTTCATCGCGTTTTCGCCGAACATGGACAGCATGTGACCGTCGAAACCGCCACCAAAGCCTTTCACACCGGCAAAACCGATATCATGCACCACAATAGCCTCTCCATCGAGGATATGTACATTGGTAATACCCTGGATCATGTTACAGATAATTTTCTGCCGTCCTTTTTCACAGTCATGGTTGCCCATCACCCCGATAACCGGGATATTGCAGACTTTCAGTTCATCGTATAATACCGCGGCTTCTGATTCGTCGCCGGTGTCGGTCAGGTCGCCACATAGCAGCAGGATATCTGCCTGCGTAGCCACTTCCTTGAAGCATTCGGTCCATTGGCCTTTGTCCGCCGCCGTTATATGCAGATCTGCCACAGCAGCAATGCGGACAGGATGTTTGGTATCGGTCATGACTATACGGTTTTAATAGTGTATGCTTTATAATTCCATATTTTGACGTCGATTTCGTATTGGGTCTGGTCGATGAAAGGACCGCGGCAGACCTTTTCCACCGCCGGTGGCAGTTCATACTGCTGACGGGCCCTGTCCATCAGCTCATCAAACAGCCAGCGCGGAATGATGTCCGGATAATCAGCGGGATATACGAACTGGAATATCAACAGTTGCGCCAGTAACAGATGCCAGTGCTGATCGAGCCGGAAAAGCAGCCGTTTCCAGTCGAACGGCTTGCACCGCAGCAGGATATGGTTCACGTCCGCACCATCGAAGCGTTCGCGGTTCTGCACATAAATCTTGCACCATACCAGTTCTTCCGGGGCCATCAGTTTCACCGGCACCTCTTCAAAGGTGGTGCTGACGGTGTGCTGGTACCAGGTATCATCTACCCGGCAGATATTGTTGACCGTATCAAAAATGATATCGATAAAATAATCGCCTTTATACACTTTTGCGAGCCAGCGTACGTCAGTAAGTTCTACCCGGTAGCCGGGTTGCACGGAAAAATATTGCAGGATTTTAGGGTATTCGGTCCATTTGCAGAAAATATCCAGGTCTTTGGTGTCACGGTAGATACCGGTATAAAAGAACATGGCAAAGGCGCCGCCGAGCATATAGTCGGCGCCGCTGGCGTTCAGGTGGTGGAGCGCTTCCTGGTAAAAAGTATGTGCTTCCCTGTTGGATTCGTCCGGGCATGTTTTCATATCACCGTGTTTTTATACGGTGACAGGGATAAAAACTATGGCTGTCCCTGATAACGCACGGACAGCACAAATCCTTCCCGGATGGGCAGTAAAATACCCATCCGGATGCAGACTGAATGAGGAAGAAAAGCTACAAAAATCAGACAGCCGTCCCTGCAGTTAGCTGGCGATGGCTTGTCTGTTGTATTTGTTACGGTACTCCTGCGGAGAGAGGCCCGTGATTTTTTTGAAGGTGGTACGGAATGCTTTGGTGTCGGTGTATCCTACTTTATACATTACTTCGCTTACGTTTTCAGAACCTCTTTCCAGGCTGTTTTTGGCAGCTTCAATTTTTACGCGCTGCATATATTCAACGGCCGTATTGGAGGTAGCCTTTTTAAAACGTCTTTCCAGGTTTCTGCGGCTGAGGGAGAACATGGTGGCCAGCTGGTCTACCGTGATTCTTTCCGAGAAATTATTTTCGATGTATTCCTGGGCTTTACGGATAGGTTCATCATCATGGCTTTTCTGGCCTTCAAAGATGATAAAGGGTGATTGGTTGCTGCGTTCGAATTCAATTTCAAACATCTTGGAACAGAGGATGGCCAGTTCCTTGCCGGCGTATTTCTCCACCAGGTAGATGATCAGGTTGTAGAAGGAGGCCGCCCCGCCACTGGAGTAGATACCACCTTCATCTGTAATGATTTTTTCTGAGACCAGCTGTACGTCCGGGAACATCTTCCGGAAATGGTGAGCGGCAAACCAGTGGGTGGCACATTTTTTTCCGTCCAGCAATCCGGTGGATGCCAGCAGGAATGCGCCCACGCAAAGGCTGGCCACTTCGGCGCCTTTATGGTGCTGCTTTACAATCCAGGGGAAGAATTCCTGGTTCTGACTGATCACCTGTTGCATGTCACCGTTCACCGCAGGAATAACAATCAGGTCTGTCTGACTGACTTCATCCAATGTGAGGTCCGGTGTTACAGCAAAAAGACGGTGGTAGGTTTCTGCTTCCCGTGCAAGCCCCACCAGCTGCACTTTAAATAAAGGAGATCTGCCCGATGCGGCCAGAAAGTCATTGACCTTGTTAAACACAGTAAATGAGCCTTCGATGCAAGATAGGGCTACATCACCTTTGGGGACGAGGATGGATATGTGTTTCATGTACCAAATATAAAAAAAACCAATGTCGTAAACAACCTCCTTTTTTGTCGTAATAGAGGCCCCCGGATATAAAAATCCGACAGTAAGTTTGTATTCGCCAAATATTATATTTATGAGAAAAGTATTAACACCGTTCGAACCCCTTTTATCATGAGCTACCGGTTAACAAAAGTAGTGGGGAAAGTAGTGACGGCCTACAGGCGAAGGCAGGAAGACCCGTTGTTTGACTGGCTGGTGGAAGACATGCAGCTACTGCTGCGGGAAATGGTTTTTGCTGCCCATCTGATACTCAAATGAGCAGCAAAAAAAGAATTATAACTCGCGTACCCAGATGTTCCGGAAGCTCAGTGGCTCGCTCTTGTCACCGTGGGCCTGCAGCTTGATAGGGCTTGGACCATGTGCCTGACGATAGGCCGGAGTACCGATATACTGGGTAGGACCTTTCAGCTCCACATTGTTCTGTACCAATACCCCGTTAAACAGTACGGTCACCCTGGCCGGGCTTACCAATTTGCCATCGCTGCCAAATACAGGCGCTGTCCAGATCACATCATATGCCTGCCATTCACCCGGCTTGTTAATAGGATTGGCCAGCGGAACATGTTGTTTGTAGATGCTGCCCGCCATGCCGTTTGTATACGTCTTGTTATTGTAGGAATCCAGTACCTGCAACTCATAGCCTGCATCGCCTTTGCCAATGGAAGCCAGGAATACGCCGCTGTTGCCCCTGCCCTGACCCGTGCCGGTAATGTTGGCCGGTACACGCCATTCGATATGCAGCTGATAGTTGTTAAACGTTTTTTTGGTTTCGATGTTACCTGCCTGTTTGTTGACTGTCAGGATACCTTTAGACACGTCCCATTTGGCAGGTGTGTTCCTGTCGTCTGCCATTACCCATTGGTCAAGGTTGGACCCGTCAAACAGGACAATGGCATCAGAAGGAGCGTCTCCACATTTTTTGCCGGGCTTCACTTCCGGCGGAACGGGATTGTAGATTTCGGTATCTTCCGGTTTGGCTTTCTGGTCCTGTGCCTGTGCCATATAACATCCGCCGGCTAAGAGGGCGGTCAGTATGATTTTTCCTTTCATAAAATATTTGTTGAGTTAGGTTGATGTTTATTTTTTACCGGCAACCAGCATACTGCTGACGAGCTGTTGCCATTCTGTTTCCAGTCCTACAGCGGGGCTTTTTTCCCCTGCCCTGCGGTACCAGTAGTCTGCGTTCCACTGGTCGCCTTCAACGCGGTGCAGATAGGCGTGAATATGGGCCGCATCGCGGTCTGGCAGGTCCTGGACCAGCTCATGCGCATGGTCCCAGTCACCTTTGCCTGCATACCACAATGCCTGCAAATACACTGTCAGCCCATCAGGGGGCCGGGCAGCATTCATGGCAGTCATAAATGTTTGTAAATCCATGGTGAGTTCTTTTACGTGGAATATGTTTTCACGCACAAGATAGCTATTAAAATGCATTGTCGCAATGCACCCCGTGAAAAGTCATAGTTACACCCTCCGGGGGCGGTGAAAGCATAGTAAGTTTGTATCAAAACCCACATGTTATGCGACAAGCACTCATCAATGAAGTAGAAACCACCGGCAACGCACTGCTGGAAACAGTATCCTCCTTTTCCGCAGCGCAGATCAATGCCCGTCCGTTTG
The Chitinophaga varians genome window above contains:
- a CDS encoding GlxA family transcriptional regulator — encoded protein: MKHISILVPKGDVALSCIEGSFTVFNKVNDFLAASGRSPLFKVQLVGLAREAETYHRLFAVTPDLTLDEVSQTDLIVIPAVNGDMQQVISQNQEFFPWIVKQHHKGAEVASLCVGAFLLASTGLLDGKKCATHWFAAHHFRKMFPDVQLVSEKIITDEGGIYSSGGAASFYNLIIYLVEKYAGKELAILCSKMFEIEFERSNQSPFIIFEGQKSHDDEPIRKAQEYIENNFSERITVDQLATMFSLSRRNLERRFKKATSNTAVEYMQRVKIEAAKNSLERGSENVSEVMYKVGYTDTKAFRTTFKKITGLSPQEYRNKYNRQAIAS
- a CDS encoding AraC family transcriptional regulator — encoded protein: MPGKQQKRKQVPTHKAHFGNGIEIKYTQIKPGTLEALEPHRDDYFVFFLQDSGQMELMIDFALHSPKGKGIGFIAPGQVHHYLDNGTSQGWFLAVEIPLVQDTWRNIFENAKGEQQCIPVDDISPFTQCLQLVFQYDQLSGSDPLQRKVLHSLIDAYVGMVAAAFLQASDSSRQQNGRAAIITRQFKELVKEHFLSLKSPAAYAERMNLSLSYLNEVVKGHTGFPVSHWIQQESLREAKRLLYYTDLTTKEIAFRTGFEDHTYFTRVFHKLAGETPLTFRARYRDLSNLSL
- a CDS encoding GNAT family N-acetyltransferase, which gives rise to MTIKLLGTGDELPYDLLLLADPSREIIDSYIRDSRVYVALIGDVRVGVYVLTPLEDKKAEVKNIAIHESWQGRGLGKQLLTDAAIKARDLGFRTLVIGTGNSSVAQLYLYQRSGFEITAIRKDFFIQHYPEPIYENGIQCKHMIMLEKTL
- a CDS encoding mechanosensitive ion channel family protein, yielding MDMYYSHILAGEWTGYQDLIFDKLYRWGVAAVKMLPNLVVAIIVLLMFWLFARLMRRLVYRLVWKMTDTVAISGLVASTVNLLLLLIGLFVSLNVLRLDKAVTSMLAGAGIIGLALGFAFQDLTANFISGIFITFRKPFSVGHIIESNGFTGTVNNIQLRSTTMITADGLHVIIPNKDIFQKPIINHSLTPLRRINLTFTLPVSDRLPEAEKIMLDIVQKNKSVIPKRPRTVRFDSIDGGNVKALLCCWVNNEQEGTYEDTVHELIVGVTSELKKAGIL
- a CDS encoding metallophosphoesterase gives rise to the protein MTDTKHPVRIAAVADLHITAADKGQWTECFKEVATQADILLLCGDLTDTGDESEAAVLYDELKVCNIPVIGVMGNHDCEKGRQKIICNMIQGITNVHILDGEAIVVHDIGFAGVKGFGGGFDGHMLSMFGENAMKAFVQEAVDEALHLDRALAKIEKEHPGMKKLALLHYSPVSETIAGEPEQIYPFLGSSRLAEPLARHKVVAAFHGHAHHGRLEGHLGDVKVFNVAKPILLGAGYKHPFFMFEVS
- a CDS encoding siderophore-interacting protein; translated protein: METTTLRQRRMGLLEKTINRQGSVLDVRHWETTGFCEIDLHLPGVNMHNWQSPPHIKCRVAPYHYRDYTPARWNVSLRTCTLFIDTSHEGAGVEWAKSLSPGDTMHYIGVDGTRQKIVQGSHLVMIGDQSAIGHFNGLQQLAASHNWISGMVVIPEAAHRQFAQTFPELPLDTMPNTTSLLTQLEQQALHPSWQYYLAGNSHLVVAARKILKARGCASDHIQALGFWK
- a CDS encoding aminoglycoside phosphotransferase family protein → MSNHHNTAPVQEWRTAAAFRAGDQQRKHYLQQWQLGPDGKPFKTYACWLQPVRYQQQPAMLKIALETEEQRGGLLMAYWNGTGAVKVLQQHGPALLLERVNSTPLLAEMARNGQDATASRIICEVADLLHAPRSTPPPAQLVPLEKWFDELRPAADKYGGILGDAQLIAHDLLRHQQEISILHGDLHHGNVLDGGNKGWLAIDPKGLWGDRGYDYANIFCNPDQETAGTPGRLAGQVAVVSTAARIEPSRLLRWIIAYGGLSAAWSLNAGEDATIALRTAETAYALLSS
- a CDS encoding nucleotidyltransferase, with translation MKTCPDESNREAHTFYQEALHHLNASGADYMLGGAFAMFFYTGIYRDTKDLDIFCKWTEYPKILQYFSVQPGYRVELTDVRWLAKVYKGDYFIDIIFDTVNNICRVDDTWYQHTVSTTFEEVPVKLMAPEELVWCKIYVQNRERFDGADVNHILLRCKPFDWKRLLFRLDQHWHLLLAQLLIFQFVYPADYPDIIPRWLFDELMDRARQQYELPPAVEKVCRGPFIDQTQYEIDVKIWNYKAYTIKTV
- a CDS encoding ABC transporter permease, with translation MFKSYFLTTWRNLVKNKFYSLINIAGLTTGLAVGLLILLWVQDERSFDRFHRHKDQLYRLENRVGTGVSRHIWTVTNAPIAVNAQARLPEVKGMLRMADNYVWSSFRYNNQLFAANKAFFTDTTLFSLFDFPLVQGNPAQPFPDPHTVVMTEKAAHKYFGNVSPLGKVIMANDKTSFTVSGIIRDFPKNSSIQGELFFPMQLLNDMFYAGKGKYADQEWNEYNFHTYLFLQPGSKTAALANQLRNIHLEHNPEDTDIEYLLQPLASMHLYDADGREDGMQTVRIFAIIAVLILAISAINYVNLSTARAVLRAKEVSVRKIIGAERRQLFLQFILETAFVFVLSLALALILASALLPLFNQLSGKELVINFMSGRLWMLVGITGLATLAVSSIYPALMLSSFEPLKALKGIVVTGIRNITFRRVLVTGQFAISIGLITGTLIIGRQLHFMRTQNPGYDKEHVLMCQLSQGNAHYDAIRERMLREPEIKSMVRASGNIAMLGVQSGDTQWEGKEKGETVMVYPLSVEKDFIPFFKMQLLAGTNFSGTPADSAHYILNETAVREMGLKNPVGQRFRLWKKEGTIVGVIKDFHFASLRVKIEPVVLYYKPERNDMLLMKTSGREAPGAIAALEKIWQQYSPDIPFEYHFMDETFDDIYRADGRTGSLFNVFAGIAIFVSCLGLLGLTAYTAQVRTREIGVRKVLGAGVSSIVRLLTLDFIRLILIANLIALPVSWWAMSRWLNEFAYRIPLSWTVFLFSGCITLLIALFTISFQSIKAATANPVRSLRTE
- a CDS encoding NAD(P)-dependent oxidoreductase; this translates as MVAFLGMGLLGSSFVRAMINKGLQVQVWNRTASRATALEAYGAKAFENAADAVKGADRIYLTLKDDASVDEVLAAASAGLKPGAIIIDHTTTSAEGSVQRTRAWKERGFVYQHAPVFMGPANALEGTGNILVSGDQELISQLEPELAPFTGKVLNFGPEPGKAAAIKLMGNLFLVTFTAGLSDMLSLCKALNIKMEEVYSLFNAWNPGAQVVPRLKRLTSGTYDQPSWELNMSRKDTQLFMNAAKENGTQLAVIPAIAEEMDRWIAKGHGSQDWTVIAKDNIPS